Proteins encoded together in one Streptomyces sp. NBC_01216 window:
- the moaA gene encoding GTP 3',8-cyclase MoaA, whose amino-acid sequence MLLDTYGRVATDLRVSLTDRCNLRCTYCMPEEGLQWLAKPDLLTDDEIVRLVRIAVTALGVTEVRFTGGEPLLRPGLVGIVERCAALEPRPRMSLTTNGIGLKRTASALKTAGLDRVNVSLDTLRPEVFKTLTRRDRHHDVLDGMAAARAAGLTPVKVNAVLMPGLNEDEAPDLLAWAVDHAYELRFIEQMPLDAQHGWKREGMITAQDILESLRTRFELTPEGGEERGSAPAERWVVDGGPHTVGVIASVTRPFCRACDRTRLTADGQVRTCLFATEETDLRAALRSGAPDEEIAGIWKTAMWGKKAGSGLDDPSFLQPERPMSAIGG is encoded by the coding sequence ATGCTGCTCGACACGTACGGCCGCGTGGCCACCGACCTGCGCGTCTCACTCACCGACCGGTGCAATCTCCGGTGTACGTACTGCATGCCCGAAGAGGGCCTGCAGTGGCTGGCCAAGCCCGATCTGCTCACGGACGACGAGATCGTCCGGCTGGTCCGCATCGCGGTCACCGCACTCGGCGTCACCGAGGTCCGCTTCACCGGGGGCGAGCCTCTGCTCCGACCCGGACTGGTGGGCATCGTCGAGCGCTGCGCGGCGTTGGAGCCCCGCCCCCGGATGTCACTGACGACCAACGGCATCGGACTCAAGCGGACCGCGAGCGCGCTGAAGACCGCCGGCCTGGACCGCGTCAACGTCTCCCTCGACACCCTGCGGCCCGAGGTCTTCAAGACCCTCACCCGGCGCGACCGCCACCACGACGTCCTGGACGGCATGGCCGCCGCCCGCGCGGCGGGCCTCACCCCCGTCAAGGTCAACGCGGTCCTGATGCCCGGACTCAACGAGGACGAGGCCCCCGACCTGCTGGCCTGGGCCGTGGACCACGCCTACGAACTGCGCTTCATCGAGCAGATGCCCTTGGACGCCCAGCACGGCTGGAAGCGCGAGGGCATGATCACCGCCCAGGACATCCTGGAGTCGCTGCGCACCCGCTTCGAGCTCACCCCCGAGGGCGGCGAGGAGCGCGGCTCCGCCCCCGCCGAGCGCTGGGTGGTCGACGGCGGACCGCACACCGTCGGCGTCATCGCCTCCGTCACCCGCCCGTTCTGCCGGGCCTGCGACCGGACCCGGCTCACCGCCGACGGCCAGGTGCGCACCTGCCTGTTCGCCACCGAGGAGACCGACCTGCGCGCCGCGCTGCGCTCCGGGGCACCGGACGAGGAGATCGCCGGGATCTGGAAGACCGCGATGTGGGGCAAGAAGGCCGGTTCGGGTCTGGACGACCCGAGCTTCCTCCAGCCGGAGCGCCCGATGTCAGCGATCGGCGGCTGA
- a CDS encoding DUF3099 domain-containing protein encodes MRKQSTSEVFRITGARQGLSDDVRGRQRRYVISMTVRTLAVIAAAVLWNVERHVAFVALALGLLLPYVAVVIANAGRENAPSLPSTFVPPPARPMLRGGDERDDAAEDGGGPGTETRTEAGTEAGSDPSE; translated from the coding sequence ATGCGGAAGCAAAGCACGAGCGAGGTCTTCCGGATCACGGGAGCCCGGCAGGGTCTCAGTGACGACGTGCGCGGCCGGCAGCGTCGGTACGTGATCTCGATGACCGTGCGGACGCTGGCCGTCATCGCGGCGGCCGTCCTGTGGAACGTCGAGCGCCACGTGGCGTTCGTGGCACTGGCCCTGGGCCTGCTGCTCCCGTACGTGGCGGTGGTCATCGCCAACGCGGGGCGGGAGAACGCGCCGTCCCTCCCCTCCACGTTCGTACCGCCTCCGGCACGCCCGATGCTGCGCGGCGGGGACGAGCGGGACGACGCGGCGGAGGACGGTGGTGGTCCGGGAACGGAAACACGCACGGAAGCCGGAACGGAAGCCGGGTCGGACCCCTCGGAATGA
- a CDS encoding GlsB/YeaQ/YmgE family stress response membrane protein, whose translation MGWLWAIIVGFVLGLIAKAILPGKQQIPLWLTTVFGILGSVLGNAVATWIGVNDTKGIDWTRHLLQIIGAVVVVGVGDMLWASLKGGRQRA comes from the coding sequence ATGGGTTGGCTGTGGGCAATCATCGTGGGATTCGTGCTCGGCCTGATCGCGAAAGCGATCCTTCCGGGCAAACAACAGATCCCGCTGTGGCTGACGACCGTATTCGGAATTCTCGGCAGTGTGCTCGGAAATGCCGTCGCGACCTGGATCGGGGTCAACGACACCAAGGGCATCGACTGGACACGTCACCTGCTCCAGATCATCGGCGCGGTCGTGGTGGTCGGCGTGGGCGACATGCTGTGGGCCTCACTCAAGGGCGGCAGGCAACGGGCGTGA
- the tyrS gene encoding tyrosine--tRNA ligase, protein MTDIVDELKWRGLFSQSTDEDALRKALADGPVTFYCGFDPTAASLHVGHLVQVLTVRRLQQAGHRPLALVGGATGQIGDPRPTAERTLNDPETVANWVARLRTQIEPFLSFEGENAAVMVNNLDWTAGLSAIEFLRDIGKHFRVNKMLSKDSVARRLESEQGISYTEFSYQLLQGMDFLELYRRYGCTLQQGGSDQWGNLVAGLDLIHRLEPGAEVHALATPLMVKADGTKFGKTEGGAVWLDPEMTTPYAFYQFWLNVDDRDISTYMRILSFRTREELEELERQTAERPQARAAQRALAEELTTLVHGAGQCAAVVDASKALFGQGDLAELDAATLAAALSELPHTRVTELGQVVDLFTEVGLAPSRSAARRTVKEGGAYVNNAKVTAEEAEVSADDLLHGRWLVLRRGKKNLAAIEVGTEG, encoded by the coding sequence GTGACGGACATCGTCGACGAGCTGAAGTGGCGGGGGCTGTTCTCCCAGTCCACCGACGAGGACGCTTTGCGCAAGGCTCTCGCGGACGGTCCCGTCACGTTCTATTGCGGTTTCGACCCGACCGCGGCCAGCCTCCACGTCGGCCACCTGGTGCAGGTGCTCACGGTTCGCCGGCTCCAGCAGGCCGGTCACCGGCCGCTGGCGCTGGTCGGCGGGGCGACCGGGCAGATCGGTGACCCGCGCCCGACCGCGGAGCGCACCCTGAACGACCCGGAGACGGTCGCGAACTGGGTGGCCCGGCTGCGCACGCAGATCGAGCCGTTCCTCTCCTTCGAGGGGGAGAACGCCGCGGTCATGGTGAACAACCTGGACTGGACCGCCGGGCTCTCGGCGATCGAGTTCCTGCGGGACATCGGCAAGCACTTCCGGGTCAACAAGATGCTCTCCAAGGACTCGGTGGCCCGGCGGCTGGAGTCCGAGCAGGGGATCAGCTACACCGAGTTCAGCTACCAGCTGCTCCAGGGCATGGACTTCCTGGAGCTGTACCGCCGGTACGGCTGCACCCTCCAGCAGGGCGGCTCCGACCAGTGGGGCAATCTGGTGGCCGGCCTCGACCTGATCCACCGGCTGGAGCCGGGCGCGGAGGTGCACGCGTTGGCGACCCCGCTGATGGTGAAGGCGGACGGCACGAAGTTCGGCAAGACCGAGGGCGGGGCCGTCTGGCTCGACCCGGAGATGACCACTCCGTACGCCTTCTACCAGTTCTGGCTGAACGTGGACGACCGGGACATCTCGACGTACATGCGCATCCTCTCCTTCCGGACCCGCGAGGAGCTGGAGGAGCTGGAGCGGCAGACCGCCGAGCGCCCGCAGGCGCGGGCCGCCCAGCGGGCGCTGGCCGAGGAGCTGACGACGCTGGTGCACGGGGCCGGCCAGTGCGCGGCCGTCGTCGACGCCTCGAAGGCGTTGTTCGGGCAGGGCGATCTGGCGGAGCTGGACGCGGCCACGCTGGCGGCGGCGCTCTCCGAGCTGCCGCACACGCGGGTGACGGAGCTCGGTCAGGTCGTGGACCTGTTCACCGAGGTCGGTCTGGCACCCAGCAGGTCCGCCGCGCGGCGCACGGTGAAGGAGGGCGGTGCCTACGTGAACAACGCGAAGGTCACGGCCGAGGAGGCCGAGGTGTCCGCGGACGACCTGCTGCACGGGCGCTGGCTGGTCCTGCGCCGGGGCAAGAAGAACCTGGCGGCGATCGAGGTCGGCACCGAGGGCTGA
- a CDS encoding IS701 family transposase, protein MGRIAGRFVRVEPRRRARAFVLGLLSGLPRKNCWTLAEHAGDAAPYGLQHLLSRARWDADAVRDDIRGFVVEYLHHEDAVLVVDETGDLKKGTGTVGVQRQYTGTAGRIENSQVAVYLAYSTPLGHAAIDRELYVPRSWTEDPARCRAAGIPDAVGFTTKPALAARMIGRALDAGVAASWVAGDEVYGGNPHLRTELERRETGYVLAVACDHQIATRAGKLRADALVKMLPKRAWQKLSAGAGAKGHRFYDWALADIADDRPGHRQLLVRRNRRTRELAFYRCYSAIRVPLSTLVRVAGRRWTVEETFQSGKGLAGLDEHQVRRWTSWHRWVTLAMLAHAFLTVVRADEHARHSKPDGLIPLTCNEIQHLFTALVVRPVHDAAHRLDWSHWRRRHQARSQASHYQRQAAQT, encoded by the coding sequence ATGGGCCGTATTGCGGGACGGTTCGTCCGGGTGGAACCCCGGCGCCGGGCACGGGCGTTCGTGCTCGGGTTGTTGTCGGGCCTGCCGCGCAAGAACTGCTGGACGCTCGCCGAGCATGCTGGGGACGCGGCCCCGTACGGTCTGCAGCACCTGCTGTCGAGGGCCAGGTGGGACGCCGACGCGGTACGCGATGACATCCGCGGCTTCGTCGTTGAGTACCTGCACCACGAGGACGCGGTGCTGGTCGTGGACGAGACCGGCGACCTGAAGAAGGGCACCGGCACGGTGGGCGTGCAGCGCCAGTACACCGGCACCGCAGGCCGCATCGAGAACAGCCAGGTCGCCGTCTACCTCGCCTACTCAACCCCGCTCGGGCACGCGGCGATCGACCGGGAGCTGTATGTTCCGCGCTCCTGGACCGAGGACCCGGCCCGCTGCCGGGCCGCCGGGATACCCGACGCCGTCGGCTTTACCACGAAACCCGCCCTCGCCGCCCGCATGATCGGCCGCGCCCTGGATGCCGGCGTTGCCGCATCCTGGGTGGCGGGCGATGAGGTCTACGGAGGCAACCCGCATCTGCGGACCGAGCTGGAGAGACGCGAGACCGGCTACGTGCTCGCCGTGGCCTGTGACCACCAGATCGCCACCCGAGCGGGCAAGCTCCGCGCCGACGCCCTGGTCAAGATGCTGCCGAAGCGGGCCTGGCAGAAACTCTCCGCTGGTGCCGGCGCCAAGGGGCACCGCTTCTACGACTGGGCCCTGGCCGACATCGCCGACGACCGGCCGGGCCACCGTCAGCTGCTCGTCCGCCGCAACCGGCGCACCCGTGAACTTGCCTTCTACCGCTGCTACTCGGCAATCCGGGTTCCGCTGTCCACTCTGGTGCGGGTCGCCGGGCGCAGATGGACGGTCGAGGAGACCTTCCAGTCCGGCAAGGGCCTGGCCGGACTGGACGAGCACCAGGTCAGACGCTGGACGTCCTGGCACCGCTGGGTCACCCTCGCGATGCTCGCCCACGCCTTCCTCACCGTCGTCCGCGCCGACGAACATGCCCGCCACTCGAAGCCGGACGGGCTGATACCGCTCACCTGCAACGAGATCCAGCACCTGTTCACCGCGCTCGTCGTCCGGCCCGTCCACGACGCGGCTCACCGGCTCGACTGGTCCCACTGGCGACGCCGCCACCAGGCCCGATCCCAGGCCAGCCACTATCAGCGACAAGCCGCCCAGACATGA
- a CDS encoding metallopeptidase TldD-related protein: MSRVSKPHEIVERALELSRADGCVVIADEESSANLRWAGNALTTNGVTRGRTLTVVATVDGAQGTASGVVSRSAVTAEDLEPLVRAAEEAARAAGPAEDAQPLVRGIDTSPDFTDAPAETSSAVFTDFAPALGESFARARAGGRELYGFAHHELTSTYLGTSTGLRLRHDQPNGTLELNAKSPDRSRSAWAGSSTRDFKDVDPAALDAELARRLGWAERRVDLPAGRYETLLPPTAVADLLIYQLWSSAARDAVEGRTVFSKPGGGTRIGETLSPLPLTLRSDPNEPGLESAPFVVAHSSGDDSSVFDNGLPVPPVDWMREGRLEHLVTTRHTAALSRLPVAPAAGNLILDGGGERSLEEMVASTRRGLLLTCLWYIREVDPATLLLTGLTRDGVYLVEDGEVVGEVNNFRFNESPVDLLSRASEAGRTEKTLPREWSDWFTRAAMPALRVPDFNMSSVSKGV; the protein is encoded by the coding sequence ATGAGCCGCGTCAGCAAGCCGCACGAGATCGTCGAGCGGGCCCTGGAGCTGTCCCGCGCGGACGGATGTGTCGTCATCGCCGACGAGGAGTCCTCGGCGAATCTGCGCTGGGCGGGCAACGCGCTGACCACCAACGGGGTCACGCGCGGCCGGACGCTCACCGTCGTCGCCACCGTGGACGGCGCGCAGGGCACCGCCTCCGGTGTCGTCTCGCGTTCCGCGGTGACCGCCGAGGACCTGGAGCCGCTGGTGCGGGCTGCCGAGGAGGCCGCGCGGGCCGCCGGTCCCGCCGAGGACGCGCAGCCGCTCGTCCGGGGCATCGACACCTCCCCCGACTTCACCGACGCGCCCGCCGAGACCTCGTCGGCCGTGTTCACGGACTTCGCGCCGGCGCTCGGCGAGTCCTTCGCCCGGGCCCGGGCCGGCGGGCGCGAGCTGTACGGCTTCGCCCATCACGAGCTGACCTCGACCTACCTGGGCACCTCGACGGGTCTGCGGCTGCGGCACGACCAGCCCAACGGCACCCTGGAGCTGAACGCCAAGTCCCCCGACCGTTCCCGTTCGGCCTGGGCCGGGAGTTCCACCCGGGACTTCAAGGACGTCGACCCGGCCGCGCTGGACGCCGAGCTGGCGCGGCGGCTCGGCTGGGCGGAGCGGCGTGTCGACCTGCCCGCCGGGCGGTACGAGACGCTGCTGCCGCCGACCGCGGTGGCCGATCTGCTGATCTACCAGCTGTGGTCCTCGGCGGCACGGGACGCCGTCGAGGGCCGTACCGTCTTCTCCAAGCCGGGCGGCGGTACCCGGATCGGCGAGACGCTCTCCCCGCTGCCGCTGACCCTGCGCAGTGATCCGAACGAGCCGGGCCTGGAGTCGGCGCCGTTCGTCGTCGCGCATTCCTCGGGTGACGACTCCTCGGTCTTCGACAACGGCCTTCCGGTGCCTCCGGTCGACTGGATGCGGGAGGGACGCCTGGAGCACCTGGTCACCACCCGGCACACGGCGGCGCTCAGCCGCCTGCCCGTGGCGCCCGCCGCCGGGAACCTGATCCTGGACGGCGGCGGCGAGCGGTCCCTGGAGGAGATGGTGGCCTCCACCCGGCGCGGCCTGCTGCTGACCTGTCTCTGGTACATCCGCGAGGTCGACCCGGCGACGCTGCTGCTGACGGGTCTGACCCGGGACGGCGTCTACCTCGTCGAGGACGGCGAGGTGGTCGGTGAGGTGAACAACTTCCGCTTCAATGAGTCGCCGGTGGATCTGCTGTCGCGGGCCTCGGAGGCGGGGCGGACCGAGAAGACACTGCCGCGCGAGTGGAGCGACTGGTTCACCAGGGCGGCGATGCCCGCGCTGCGGGTGCCCGACTTCAACATGAGCTCGGTCAGCAAGGGCGTATGA
- a CDS encoding TldD/PmbA family protein, producing the protein MPHDIDQTFTALPMRALADAALARARALGAEHADFRLERVRSASWRLRDAKPSGSSDTTDLGYAVRVVHGGAWGFASGVDLTMDGAARVASQAVAMAKLSAKVIAAAGSEERVELAEEPVHADRTWISSYEIDPFDVPGAEKSALLADWSARLLRADGVAHVDASLLTVHENKFYADTAGTVTTQQRVRLHPQLTAVAVDETTGEFDSMRTIAPPVGRGWEYLTGTGWDWDAELDRIPELLAEKMRAPSVEAGTYDLVVDPSNLWLTIHESIGHATELDRALGYEAAYAGTSFATFDQLGKLTYGSSIMNVTGDRTAEHGLATIGYDDEGVAGQSWDLVKDGTLVGYQLDRRIAKLTGLGRSNGCAFADSPAHVPVQRMANVSLRPDPGGLSTEDLIGGVERGIYVVGDRSWSIDMQRYNFQFTGQRFFRIEHGRLAGQLRDVAYQATTTDFWGSMEQVGGPQTYVLGGAFNCGKAQPGQVAAVSHGCPSALFRGVNILNTTQEAGR; encoded by the coding sequence GTGCCCCACGACATCGATCAGACGTTCACCGCCTTGCCGATGCGGGCGCTCGCCGATGCGGCGCTCGCGCGCGCGCGTGCCCTCGGCGCCGAGCACGCCGACTTCCGCCTGGAGCGGGTCCGCAGCGCCTCCTGGCGGCTCCGGGACGCCAAGCCCTCCGGCTCCTCGGACACCACGGACCTCGGGTACGCGGTGCGCGTGGTGCACGGCGGGGCCTGGGGATTCGCCTCCGGTGTCGACCTGACCATGGACGGCGCGGCCCGGGTGGCCTCGCAGGCCGTCGCCATGGCCAAGCTGTCCGCGAAGGTGATCGCGGCGGCCGGGTCCGAGGAGCGTGTGGAGCTCGCCGAGGAGCCCGTGCACGCCGACCGGACCTGGATCTCCTCGTACGAGATCGACCCGTTCGACGTCCCCGGGGCAGAGAAGAGCGCGCTGCTCGCCGACTGGAGCGCGCGTCTGCTGCGTGCCGACGGCGTGGCGCACGTGGACGCTTCGCTGCTGACCGTCCACGAGAACAAGTTCTACGCGGACACGGCGGGCACGGTCACCACCCAGCAGCGGGTGCGGCTGCACCCGCAGCTGACGGCCGTCGCGGTCGACGAGACGACCGGCGAGTTCGACTCGATGCGGACGATCGCGCCGCCGGTCGGCCGGGGCTGGGAGTACCTGACCGGGACCGGCTGGGACTGGGACGCGGAACTGGACCGGATCCCCGAGCTGCTGGCGGAGAAGATGCGGGCGCCCAGCGTGGAGGCGGGGACGTACGACCTGGTCGTCGACCCGTCGAACCTGTGGCTGACCATCCACGAGTCGATCGGGCACGCCACCGAGCTGGACCGGGCGCTGGGGTACGAGGCGGCGTACGCGGGGACCTCGTTCGCCACCTTCGACCAGTTGGGGAAGCTCACCTACGGATCGTCGATCATGAACGTGACCGGTGACCGGACCGCCGAGCACGGCCTCGCGACCATCGGCTACGACGACGAGGGGGTCGCGGGCCAGAGCTGGGACCTCGTGAAGGACGGCACCCTGGTCGGCTACCAGCTGGACCGCCGGATCGCGAAGCTCACGGGTCTCGGCCGCTCCAACGGCTGCGCCTTCGCCGACTCCCCCGCGCATGTACCGGTGCAGCGGATGGCGAACGTCTCGCTGCGGCCCGACCCCGGCGGTCTGTCGACCGAGGATCTGATCGGCGGCGTGGAGCGCGGCATCTACGTCGTCGGCGACCGGTCCTGGTCCATCGACATGCAGCGCTACAACTTCCAGTTCACCGGACAGCGCTTCTTCCGCATCGAGCACGGCCGGCTGGCCGGTCAGCTGCGGGACGTCGCGTACCAGGCGACGACCACCGACTTCTGGGGGTCGATGGAGCAGGTCGGCGGCCCGCAGACCTACGTGCTGGGCGGCGCGTTCAACTGCGGCAAGGCCCAGCCGGGCCAGGTGGCCGCGGTCTCCCACGGCTGCCCTTCCGCCCTTTTCCGGGGCGTCAACATCCTCAACACGACGCAGGAGGCCGGTCGATGA
- the fabG gene encoding 3-oxoacyl-[acyl-carrier-protein] reductase, whose product MSRSVLVTGGNRGIGLAIAQAFVEAGDRVAVTYRSGEPPAGFLAVKCDITDAEQVERAYKEIEEKHGPVEVLVANAGVTKDQLLMRMSEEDFTVVVDTNLTGTFRVVKRANRGMLRAKKGRVVLISSVVGLLGSAGQANYAASKAGLVGFARSLARELGSRNITFNVVAPGFVDTDMTKVLTEEQRKGIVSQVPLGRYAQPGEIAATVRFLASDDASYITGAVIPVDGGLGMGH is encoded by the coding sequence TTGAGCCGCTCGGTTCTCGTCACCGGAGGAAACCGGGGCATCGGCCTCGCCATCGCCCAGGCGTTCGTCGAGGCCGGCGACAGGGTCGCCGTGACCTACCGGTCCGGTGAGCCGCCGGCCGGCTTCCTCGCCGTCAAGTGCGACATCACCGACGCCGAGCAGGTGGAGCGGGCGTACAAGGAGATCGAGGAGAAGCACGGTCCCGTCGAGGTGCTGGTGGCCAACGCCGGCGTCACCAAGGACCAGCTGCTGATGCGGATGTCCGAGGAGGACTTCACCGTCGTCGTCGACACCAACCTGACCGGCACCTTCCGCGTGGTCAAGCGCGCCAACCGCGGCATGCTGCGGGCCAAGAAGGGCCGCGTCGTGCTGATCTCCTCCGTCGTCGGACTGCTCGGTTCGGCCGGGCAGGCGAACTACGCCGCCTCCAAGGCCGGCCTGGTCGGCTTCGCCCGTTCCCTCGCCCGCGAGCTCGGTTCGCGCAACATCACGTTCAACGTCGTCGCACCCGGTTTCGTCGACACCGACATGACCAAGGTGCTCACCGAGGAGCAGCGCAAGGGCATCGTGTCCCAGGTGCCGCTGGGCCGCTACGCGCAGCCCGGGGAGATCGCCGCCACGGTGCGCTTCCTCGCCTCGGACGACGCCTCGTACATCACTGGAGCCGTCATCCCGGTTGACGGCGGATTGGGCATGGGTCACTGA
- the fabI gene encoding enoyl-ACP reductase FabI, with protein MSGILEGKRILITGVLMESSIAFHAAKLAQEQGAEIILTAWPRPSLTERIAKKLPRPDKVKVLELDVSNDAHLARLEGQVREQLGDRLDGVVHSIGFAPQDALGGNFLNTPFESVATAMHVSAFSLKSLTMALLPLMTEGGSVVGLTFDAQFAWPQYDWMGPTKAALEATSRYMARDLGKQDIRCNLVSAGPLGSMAAKSIPGFSELASVWDSRAPLQWDLSDPEPAGRAIVALLSDWFPKTTGEIVHVDGGLHAIGA; from the coding sequence ATGAGCGGAATCCTCGAGGGCAAGCGCATCCTGATCACGGGTGTGCTGATGGAGTCCTCCATCGCCTTCCACGCCGCCAAGCTGGCCCAGGAGCAGGGCGCGGAGATCATTCTCACCGCCTGGCCCCGGCCGTCGCTGACCGAGCGCATCGCCAAGAAGCTGCCCCGGCCCGACAAGGTCAAGGTGCTGGAGCTGGACGTCTCCAACGACGCGCACCTCGCACGCCTGGAGGGCCAGGTCCGCGAGCAGCTGGGCGACCGGCTCGACGGCGTCGTCCACTCGATCGGCTTCGCCCCGCAGGACGCCCTGGGCGGCAACTTCCTGAACACGCCGTTCGAGTCCGTCGCCACGGCGATGCACGTCTCGGCCTTCTCGCTGAAGTCGCTGACGATGGCGCTGCTGCCGCTGATGACCGAGGGCGGTTCGGTCGTCGGCCTCACCTTCGACGCGCAGTTCGCGTGGCCGCAGTACGACTGGATGGGCCCGACCAAGGCCGCCCTGGAGGCCACCAGCCGCTACATGGCGCGCGACCTCGGCAAGCAGGACATCCGCTGCAACCTGGTCTCGGCCGGTCCGCTCGGTTCCATGGCCGCGAAGTCCATCCCCGGCTTCTCCGAGCTGGCGAGCGTCTGGGACAGCCGCGCCCCGCTCCAGTGGGACCTGTCCGACCCGGAGCCGGCCGGCCGTGCCATCGTGGCCCTGCTCTCCGACTGGTTCCCGAAGACCACGGGCGAGATCGTCCACGTCGACGGCGGCCTGCACGCGATCGGCGCCTAG
- a CDS encoding FadR/GntR family transcriptional regulator yields the protein MALGTPRRSALSDQVITELRNQITSGEWPVGSRIPTEPELVEQLGVARNTVREAVRALAHNGLLDIRQGSGTYVLATSELAGVMHRRFAHSDPRHVAELRSTLESSAARLAAQRRTERDLRQLETLLGRREEAWETGDAERFVTADAAFHHAVVAASGNDVLTEVYADLGDVLRSWLRDDVGGELRPEHHMDHARLVEAIRTRDAETAAVEAAGYPFLCLRGPATTEQAPPAGG from the coding sequence ATGGCGCTCGGCACCCCCCGGCGTTCCGCGCTCTCCGATCAGGTGATCACCGAGCTTCGGAACCAGATCACCTCCGGCGAGTGGCCCGTGGGCTCACGCATCCCCACCGAGCCGGAACTCGTCGAACAGCTGGGCGTGGCCCGCAACACCGTTCGCGAGGCGGTGCGCGCCCTGGCGCACAACGGCCTGCTCGACATCCGCCAGGGCTCGGGCACCTACGTCCTGGCGACGAGCGAACTGGCGGGCGTCATGCACCGGCGGTTCGCGCACTCCGACCCCCGGCACGTGGCGGAGCTGCGGTCCACCCTGGAGTCCTCCGCCGCGCGCCTCGCGGCCCAGCGGCGGACGGAGCGGGATCTGCGGCAGCTGGAGACGCTGCTGGGCCGACGCGAGGAGGCGTGGGAGACGGGGGACGCGGAGCGCTTCGTGACGGCTGACGCCGCCTTCCACCACGCGGTGGTGGCGGCCTCCGGGAACGACGTACTGACCGAGGTGTACGCGGATCTGGGCGATGTGCTGCGGTCCTGGTTGCGCGATGACGTGGGCGGGGAACTGCGCCCGGAACACCACATGGACCACGCGCGCCTGGTCGAGGCCATCCGCACCCGGGACGCGGAGACGGCCGCGGTCGAGGCGGCCGGCTATCCGTTCCTGTGCCTCAGAGGTCCGGCGACGACGGAGCAGGCCCCGCCGGCTGGTGGGTGA
- a CDS encoding CynX/NimT family MFS transporter: protein MPDEPQTLDPAAPTALVSSAAPVTTAPADTPVAAGSAVPDRAGPWAVRLVVVGLVLAAVNLRPAITSLGALLEEVRDGLHMSGTAAGVLTSVPPLCFAVFGITAPRLARRFGAAAVVCAGMAAIFAGLALRPFATGTVGFLAASALALMGIAVSNVLMPVIVKRYFPDRVGTVTGLYSMALALGTSLAAAATVPVTEALGGGWRTGLGVWAILAACAVLPWLPLARDRGTRPRAGSTGRPTADGQAAPPRVTRSRTAWALGVFFGLQATGAYITMGWMPQIFRDAGVPAGTAGVLLAVTMVMGVPLAFVIPRLATRLRNQGPIVVTLGLCGFAGYTGLYLAPAGGAWAWALLLGVSNCAFPLALTMIGMRSRTGAGVVRLSAFAQSVGYLISVPGPLLVGVLYQHSGGWGLPLALMAGLMLPQMIVGTLAGRDRAVEDEC from the coding sequence ATGCCTGACGAGCCGCAGACCCTCGACCCCGCCGCGCCAACGGCCCTGGTCTCCTCCGCCGCACCCGTCACCACCGCGCCGGCGGACACCCCCGTCGCGGCCGGCTCCGCCGTGCCGGACCGCGCCGGCCCCTGGGCCGTCCGCCTCGTCGTCGTCGGGCTCGTCCTCGCCGCGGTCAACCTCCGCCCCGCCATCACCAGCCTCGGCGCCCTCCTCGAAGAGGTCCGCGACGGCCTCCACATGAGCGGCACCGCCGCGGGCGTCCTCACCTCCGTCCCGCCGCTCTGCTTCGCGGTCTTCGGCATCACCGCCCCGCGCCTCGCCCGCCGCTTCGGCGCCGCCGCCGTCGTCTGCGCGGGCATGGCCGCGATCTTCGCCGGCCTCGCGCTCCGCCCCTTCGCCACCGGCACCGTCGGCTTCCTCGCCGCCAGCGCCCTGGCCCTGATGGGCATCGCCGTCAGCAACGTCCTGATGCCCGTCATCGTCAAGCGGTACTTCCCCGACCGCGTCGGCACCGTCACCGGCCTCTACTCCATGGCCCTCGCCCTCGGCACCTCGCTCGCCGCCGCGGCGACGGTGCCCGTGACCGAGGCCCTGGGCGGCGGCTGGCGTACCGGACTGGGTGTCTGGGCGATCCTCGCCGCCTGCGCCGTCCTGCCCTGGCTCCCCCTGGCACGCGACCGCGGGACCAGGCCGCGCGCGGGCTCCACCGGCCGGCCCACCGCCGACGGACAGGCCGCCCCGCCGCGCGTCACCCGCAGCCGCACCGCGTGGGCCCTCGGCGTCTTCTTCGGTCTCCAGGCCACCGGCGCCTACATCACCATGGGCTGGATGCCGCAGATCTTCCGGGACGCCGGTGTCCCGGCCGGCACCGCCGGAGTGCTGCTCGCCGTGACGATGGTGATGGGCGTACCGCTCGCCTTCGTCATCCCCCGGCTGGCCACCCGGCTGAGGAACCAGGGCCCGATCGTCGTGACCCTCGGCCTGTGCGGATTCGCCGGCTACACCGGCCTGTACCTCGCGCCCGCCGGAGGCGCCTGGGCCTGGGCCCTCCTCCTGGGCGTCTCCAACTGCGCCTTCCCGCTCGCCCTCACCATGATCGGCATGCGCTCGCGCACCGGTGCCGGAGTGGTCCGGCTCTCCGCCTTCGCGCAGAGCGTCGGCTACCTGATCTCCGTCCCCGGACCCCTCCTGGTCGGTGTCCTCTACCAGCACAGCGGTGGCTGGGGACTCCCCCTCGCGCTGATGGCGGGGCTGATGCTGCCCCAGATGATCGTCGGGACGCTCGCGGGACGGGACCGGGCGGTCGAGGACGAATGCTGA